The Anastrepha ludens isolate Willacy chromosome 2, idAnaLude1.1, whole genome shotgun sequence DNA window TTCATCAGCGGGTGTCGAACGTGGTATGTTATAATGGGCAGTGTTTGTtgaaaatcaccagacaatgAAATGAGTGTGCCACCGAAGATCCGTCTGTTTCCTCTCAAATCTCGCAGTGTACGGTCAAGCGTTTCCAAtgcttccaaatttttttttttagttcaaatatatattaaactatccccaaaacttcatttggctaattgttttttttctcatcctacaacgcttcgcgaaaactactgaatttaggacatctaattggcccgccggccttaatgaATAGCGTAACACTTGAGATGGTTTAacgtttctatttttattttttgtatttatttaactgtgaaattttcatggcaCTTGAAAACTTTTAAGTAACATTGTGTATATCTTTAAGTTCATAactgtttaaatataaaaaaaccttaaattAAGCAAATCGTAATGTGCTACAGTAGATCGCTCTGCAAACAATGTAGCTTTGATAttcgagtatatatatataggtgcATATAAATATCTATATAATACAAAGTACgtgaatttagtttttaaagggCCCTGCAGGAAAAAGTTCTTTGATGAGTTCTACACGCTGATAACCTGTGTGttataaattgtacataacAAAAGCTTGTTTCAGCTGACTAAAGTTAAtattcgtattttatttaatttcgtattGATTTCATATTATCGAATATATCACAAGTATTGCAGtttctgttcaaaaagtatccggaatttgtaaaaaaaaaatcaaaaatgtttcaattatttcttaacatttattttaagcGCATCATAGTAAGGAATCACGTTTTTGGGTCAAACGTGTTGAGATGGAGTAATGGTTGAACCGGCAACATTCTCTATACCTCGATAAGCTTTACAGATTCATCAAGAAGTCAGGGAAGTTTAGTATTCTCCCTCGCTCTCCTGTGTTTCATATCCACActtattgtcttttcttttacaATAAGCCGTAAGGCCAATGGGCATCCATGCTTGATTATTTGGGTTTTGATTAATTATTTCTTGGCCTACATCCCTCCAAGGATAGGATCGAATTATTGTACGCGAAAACTATTATACAATACGCAATCTTCGAAGCGCTATTCATATGCCAATTTCGGAACTGTTAAGAGTCCCTTCTGCAagttcttatttattattttaacacaTTGAGTGTCATGTCGTATGTTTTTGTACGGTACCCAATACTTCCAAAGATGTCAGACTAcatcattttttatgtttttaaagcAGGCCTATATTTGCGCTTTGATAACTTTTACGATTCCAGTTTAGCCATACCGAGCCATGTCGCACAAAAACATGCggcacaaaaagaaaattaaaaaattcgaactaaacAACAAAGCCATTCGGGGATTACTAACATTACATTCCCACGACagacggttctacgttaccggaatgatacggatttatatccagcagAGAACTTATCGCGCCAGCATCATTCCTCGTCTATGTATGGGAGGTgtgtatgctgctacaacaacaacaacaataggatTACTAAGAACTTATTATTATCTAATTTCCCATTGCTTTTTCTAAAACGAAAAAGCCGCTTGGGCTCTGTTgaagatttttattaaatctgCTAGGCACTCAACGTGTTAATAATTTGAGCCATCTCAAAACGCTTTCTGCGAGGTGATAAcctgagcttgggaaacaggaaaagaTAATGAAATGAAtatagtatttaaaaatgtttttgctcACGTAGTCGCATACAAGATGACGAGTTGCGAGCCTTCGAATGGTCGCGGTGAATAAATTATGACTTATTTCGCTATTAAAATAGAAAGTTCATCTCTCGAATATTTTAATACACTAGCATAGTACAACTTACTTAGTATGGTATGGATAGTACTGATATGGCGGTTGGAATTCGAGATGGACCACACCATGACTTGACAATCACACACATATTTCAAAGAACGAGTTCATTTTGGATTGACTaagatttggtttttttattttgactcatcTGAGAAGCGTCGTTCATATATATTGCCAAGGGTAATGATacattgaataatattttaggCCACAGAgaagatttttataaatatgaattaaattgtgtaaacaagaaaaaaaacccaGCAGTATACTCGGCGCAAGTTGCGCTTTTTTCAAAGGAGGTTAAATTCGAAAACGTCAGAAACATCACTAAAGGTGCTGCCACACCAGTGGTATGTAGGGCATGCTCCTACTAACCCTATAACATTCTTCGCCTCTAGGTTGATTTCACCTGGGACTGCTAAAAGCATTTCATCAAGGCGGAGCCGCGATAATGCCTTTTAGACAAACCAGGCTCCTCTTCTAATTGCGTATTAATCCCACGCTATCTAGCCTCCATTGCTTTGTGACCAATGAGGCTTTGGAAAGTTGCAATATCGTTACAGGATATCGACTTGTCGTCTGTTTGGGTTTGTCTTGAGGCTTTACTTAACGCGTGCGTGCTTGCCCTGCTTTCGTGAATACAGCCACCCTCACATGTTCTGTTCTGTTTAAAAAAGGGTTTCTTTAGATGACATATCTGTCGGGTGTTCTAGATCGGTCGCATTCGCTTTGATTCCACTTTACCATCCCATTGTAAGTTTTGGGGTTTTATTAATATCCTTGCTGCAAACTCTTTTACTCTTCCCATTTCCCTTTCGTGTTCCTCATTTGCGTTACAAGGTTATATGGTGTGGGAACGACTCCGTGGACATTTGCGAGCTTGAATCGTTCTTCATGAAATCAAGTTGCGCTTCATCTCGTCTCGTACTTAAACATACACCAACATCAATTGCCACCTCTCTGAAGCGCAGCGAATGATTTTTGAGCAcaattttcttaactttttcaaTGTCAATAATCGAAAATCGTCCGCCACAGCTCGACTTACTTTAAACGTTGCGACATTATGAGGATCTTGTAGGTTACCGTTGACAAATTTAGAGCTTCTGCAGATGAAATTTTGGTAGAAATACGAAATTTCATACAGAGACTTTGCTCAACTAAATTTGACGAAGCTGAATAGcgctttttgttgtaatttcttttgttttagaaaacaaattgttaaaatttctttaccTCTCACTTTGTTGTAGTGTAGAGAGTTCAAGCACCAACAAACTAAAAatcattgttgtttttgctcttctCACAGCTATGTAGATATTTTGTAGACGTTCCTTGGCTGCGTCAAATTTAGGTGAGCAAAGCGTCTGTCTGAAATTTCGTAGTTCTATAATCTAACTTCGTCCAATGCACCTATAATGCTTCGTTTGCAAAGCTATTATTCACACTATCCGACAGATAGTGCTAGAAAGTGACATATGAGCGGTCTATAGCTGCATCCATCTTGAAAAGAGGTTCAACCATTGCTGCCTTCGATGCACTACTTCTCTGATCGCTAGGTAATTCTATCGTACTACTCTCTTAaggaaaaatttgtatatgaaagTAATAACAGTTTAgcaattattgttgttgttgttgtagcataaaAGTTCCCCATACATTTATGGGGAATGCTGTTGAAATGAATTCCTTAGCTGGATATAAATACGATTATTTTCAGTTACGTAGAACTGATTGTCGTACGTACAGATCTTTCATGGAGAGGCTGTCGTACTGATCAAGCCACTTAGAAGCGACATCCTTATGTCTGTGGTTTCAATTATGAAAGGGAATATTATTCGTTAACATTTCATATACTTTCAAGCGGAATGCTCTTAAAAACAATGGAAGCAGGCAACAGTTTGCTAAAACGGAAATAATACAGTGCTGCCAAATCAAGTTTCATACGTCGGATTCAAGAGAAACTTGTTGTTTTATTCACTACTCGCTAAATGGTTTGTGAGTCGATAGCAGCTAAAATCTCTAGCCCAGTTCCTGTAAACGAgaaattccgggtactttttGAGCAAAATTTATATAGTTCAAGCTTATTTGTGTGTGACACATACATATGGCCTAGTCtccattttttctaaaagcacTCGTACCCCTGATGAAACCATTTGCCTTTCAAAGACAGCATAAAATAGAGGGTACCGGCACATGTGGCAAAATGTGATATTAGCGAACGAAAGCACATATTGAGACTTTTCACTGCAGGTACATATTTGCGCACTGTTGATGAGCCAACTTAAGTCGATTTAGCACTTTTTTGCTGTACGGCACTAAATTGATCGATTTTATCGAAATATTTAATCAATTAAACATTCAGCTAGAGCAACAATCTTAATAAAAGTTGAATAGAATACTAAATTATCCTGTGATAGATAAGAAATTATTTCCCCTAAAGCAAAACCTGTTGAAGTCACATAAGTTGATTTGCCAAGAGTCCACAGATAGAGTAAATAATATTTGATTAAATTCAACTGTTCCAACCATAGCCAGTCGTAGCACGTGTTGTCGGCAAAGGCTGTTGAGTTTCTGCTGTTGCACTATTCATTGCATACCCAGCTTGTGACTGCAATAACGGAGTATCCGCTTGGGCTGCAACCGGCGCTGTAGGTCCAGCAAAATTATTGTACATCGGATATTTTGGAATGAATTCATCGGTACGATTGCGCTCATCTACGTCTTGGTCTATAAATTTGCCACTAATAGTAGTGGCATCTTCGAAGGAGGGAGGCTCTGTTGAGAGAAAAAGAATGATATTCAAGTAAAAGAAATAGAATAGAACCAGAAAATCTTTTAATACAATATCACTTactaaatttttcataatttggtGGTGCATCGCTGTCGAAGGGTGTATCCGGTGCACCCGGTGCCGTTGGCAGCATATCAATTCCATTTTGTGGATTGGTTGCACTTTGCGCCAAAGGCACTGTACCAATTGTAATGGGTATCACTAGCTCGGAATCAGTATGACAGCAACCGGTATTTATAGACATTTTAATCTCATAACGCACACCAATAATGTAGTCTGTATCCGAAGTGGGTGGTACGGGTGGTATAACCAGCTCACCCTCAATTATGCGCTTAGAAAGTCTCAAACAATTCATACCCTGTTCAGCAAGCGCCAGCGTATTGGTGTGATAACGTGTCTTGTGATGTGGTGTATGTGCCACAAATTTATATActtgtttcaattttatttctagTCCATCCTCTAAATCATATCCAGTCGACTGATTGTCTATTTGCAGGTTGTATTTGATTTTCTGACCAGGTGCATAACCACCAAATGGGATAACCAGTGTAGATACCACCGGTCCCGATGAGCAGGGCCAACAGCAAAAGTATTTGATATCCTCGCTTTTTAAAGGTAtctaaaataaatggaatatttTGACAAATGATAGCTGACAGATCTAGACTTGCTTTATATAACTCACCAATAACTCTGGTTGCATATTCAAGTTCACCTGATGTAACACCGTTAGCGGCTGtttgaaaatattatcaaaacgaTATGGTCGATTTAGCACCAGCGCCAGTTCGTATgcaatttttccatatttctccACGCACGATGTGGGACATTGTAGTGGGAGTGGTATGCAAAATGTGTAAGTGTAGGTGCCTGGCTGTAGCGTACCATCGCCATGCACGGATGTTCTCGTATTTAAATAGGTTTCAGTAGCACGAAAATATTCGGTGTAGTGTTCTGTTTTGCCATCGTGTGAACGTGATCGACTTTCCTCCCAGCGCACTTTTGCCTCGCCTTCGAAGAGGATGTAGGCCTCTGAAGGTAAAAGagggaaagagagagagagagatacgTTAAGTTTGAGTTTACTTATTGTACGGCTAATCAAAGTCCTCAAAAACAGCTGACGAATATTGATTTTATGCAATACGGACATAAAAGTATATCAGTGGTTTTTCAACAAAACAATTTAGGTTCATTTAGAAGTGGCACAAAAGGTACCCATAAATTTCTGACTTCTAATACAAGACTTAAATAACATATGCCTGCTAAAATTATATACTCGTACTTGTTTtccaaatttgcaaaattttattcatttttttatgaaaataaagttcACACCATAACACAAACACTAAAAATCCTAAATAAATCCtgtgtaaattaaaaacaaaaatgaacaaatttgCATCTAAACttcacactttttatttataatttttataaaaattgcaagCTCGCgaatttatagcccattgaactCTAGTGTAATAAGGAGGaagtttcaagtggcttaaaaatcgctttgatttttggcaattttttctttgctgaCGGAGTTGGGTGAAAAAATGTCgcgcattcgttatatggagaagcTGCACAAAACCaccatcttaaaaaaattgtcacaaaaCCAATGAAATTTTTGAGCCATTTAAAATTTGCACTCTATTAAACAAGATGGCGgcaaattaatcaccttatcggaagataaacgtcgtacatcaatcatatttggaaAGTGCgaagtagacagctgcagtatacaaacagacaagcaatagagcgcttaaaagtaaaataaaggtttctatcattaaaaataagtttcaaagtaaaacgttaaaaaagttattcaaacctcctcttgcagaagctgtggggacctttcagagaaggagactgtagagcattttctctgtaaatgttcgggtttggcagctagatgactaaggtcactgggcgctcctttcttcaacagcctgggacagtgcgccaacctaaatctaatcaatctcctccattatatcaacaactCTGGCTGTCTGTTGATATCTGccagttggaggtctcataatggtatcaaaacggcgctttaatgctacttgaggagtgccagaccggcactttaaccatttcatctacctatctacctatctattcaaaaactaaattgaatggccagttttgcgccactttgtaaaaAGGGCGACTGATAAGTTCGCGATCTAAGGTACTCAATGAatgagaaatttaaatttttttatttttcaaagtagtgttcacaataatagcagtgcgATACATTGCAAagctttgactatttatttatttttcattaaatttcttttctcaataaaaaccataaagcTTAAAGTTTCACGCTTTGTacagtatttaataaaaattcagtagATTTAtatcagaatttaaaataagaaatttagtCAGAATCTTCAGGAAAATTTTGATGTGgtatgcaagtttgaagtggctcaaaattctcgtcgattttttctaaattatttttgttgacgATGATGtgaattttcttccatttaaCGAATgcccgaattttttttatatttagaagGGTAAATACAAGGTGAGACTTATACTAGACGATGTAGAGAAGAtcatttcggttttttttgttataaagaataatattgtaatgagaaaaaatagcaatttcagtagaaaaaaataatgccTTTTgttacataataataaatactttttttattgagaggttgaattagttttaaaggtttttttcgaagatttggggctttattgtgaaaaaacggtacaaaatattttatttgaagtattggccctcgctagctacaactttcgcccatctttcgggcaatttccggatgccgtttctccaaaattctggccgctgcttggctatccatgactcaacccatattttggtagcctcgtacgaggagaaccgctggtccgccaaatcgagactcatatgccggaacaaatgataatcggagggagctatgtctggactatacagcgggtggggtaacacttcccagccaagcgttccaaggtattttttgacaggttgagcaacatgcggccgagtgttgtcatgttgcaaaataaccttgtcgtgcctttttaccgtttccgaccgtttttctttcaatgcccggcttaaacgcatcaattgcagtcggtaccgatcccccgtgattgtttcgcccggttggagcagctcaaaatatacgacgccgacctgatcccaccaaatgcagagcatgattttcttgccgtgaatattctgcttggccgtcgacgttgatgcgtggccgggcaaaccccctgatttttttgcgttttgggttatcgtagtggatccatttttcgtcgccagtcaccacccgatgcaaaaaacccttccgattttgtcgctcgatcagcaattcgaacgtaaaaaatcgccgttcgacgtcgcgcagcttcaactcgtacgggacccaatgtccttgcttttggatcattcccatcgcttttagacgcttgcaaacggttgatttatcaacgcccaatgattcagcaagctcttcttgggtttggcacgagtcctcgtttaccaattcccccaattccgcgtcctcgaactttttgggctggccaagacgctccttgtcttcggtgtgaaaatcaccacttttgaatcgtcgaaaccagtactcacatgttgaaatcgacggagtatggtctgggtaggcctcctgcagcaattcacgggcttgggctgtatttttttttc harbors:
- the LOC128871061 gene encoding arrestin domain-containing protein 3, giving the protein MPSTCVFEFDRPQPVYYSGETINGRILLHTTSEKNIREAYILFEGEAKVRWEESRSRSHDGKTEHYTEYFRATETYLNTRTSVHGDGTLQPGTYTYTFCIPLPLQCPTSCVEKYGKIAYELALVLNRPYRFDNIFKQPLTVLHQVNLNMQPELLIPLKSEDIKYFCCWPCSSGPVVSTLVIPFGGYAPGQKIKYNLQIDNQSTGYDLEDGLEIKLKQVYKFVAHTPHHKTRYHTNTLALAEQGMNCLRLSKRIIEGELVIPPVPPTSDTDYIIGVRYEIKMSINTGCCHTDSELVIPITIGTVPLAQSATNPQNGIDMLPTAPGAPDTPFDSDAPPNYEKFKPPSFEDATTISGKFIDQDVDERNRTDEFIPKYPMYNNFAGPTAPVAAQADTPLLQSQAGYAMNSATAETQQPLPTTRATTGYGWNS